The genomic stretch TACTGGACAGATCGCTATAAAAACAGCAACACGCCCTGGGATATGGGAAGCCCTTCACCGCCTCTTACCGCCTTTTTACAAAAGCTAGTTCATAAAGATCAGGAAATACTAATACCTGGAGCTGGCAATGCATACGAAATAGAGTGGCTCCACAAAAATGGCTTTACCAATGCTTATGTAATGGACATCAGCCAAATTCCTTTGGATAACCTAAAAAGTAGAGTTCCTGACTTTCCGGATTCTCATTTATTGTTTGGCGATTTTTTTGGGTTGGATAAGAAGTTTGATCTAATAATTGAGCAAACATTTTTCTGTGCTTTACAGCCTAATCAGAGGAAGGATTATGTGAAGAAAATGGCTGAAATAATAAAACCTGGTGGTAAATTGGCTGGGGTTCTCTTTGATTTTGCGCTTACAGAACAAGGTCCACCTTTTGGAGGAAGCCAAGAAGAATACGAAAAACTATTTAGCCCCTACTTTACTATTGCAAAAATGGAAAGGTGCTACAATAGCATAAAACCAAGAATGGGAAGTGAATTGTTTTTTGAGCTCATCAAGCCATAGTTTTATATTTGACACCAAATTACAGCAGAATGACAACTACATCCACAGAAGTGCTTAACCACCAGCAAATTGAAGATCGCATAAAACGCATGGCTTGGCAGATTTATGAAACACATCAGGACGATGCGGAGATTATTTTGGCTGGAATAGTAAATAAAGGGTATCGATTGGCAGAACTTATTGCTGAGCAGTTGAAGAATATCTGTCCATTAAAAATTTCTCTTTATCGACTAAAGGTGGACAAAAAGAACCCGTTGAACGGTATTACTGAACTTTCCCCTGCCAGAGAATCATTTGAAGATACTTCGGTAATTGTGGTGGATGATGTGCTCAATACGGGCTCTACTTTGATTTACGGTGTAAAACACTTTTTAGACCATAAAGTAAAGCAGCTAAAAACCGTTGTGCTTGTGGATCGAAATCATAAAAGCTTCCCCGTAAAAGCTGATTTTAAAGGACTTTCACTTTCCACCAATCTTATGGAGCATGTGGAGGTAAATCTTAAAGAAGCTCCGTTTACAGTAGTAGTGAGTTAATTTTCTTTTTTAGATTAGCAAAAACTAAACAATTGAATCTCTATGCCCTCTACTTTAAAATCTCAAACTCCTTTGTCAGCAGTACTCTATTGGTGCCTTGTAGTTACGGCTATTACCATCGGAAGTTTCTTTATTAGCTGGGAAGTAGCATTTGGTACTGCGGGTTTTTTAGCGCCTACAGTAAATGCTTCTCGCAATTATCGCACTAAGTACGTTTTTGAAGAAGATCACTTATTGATTCACGCTCCATTTGAAAAAGTTCAAATTGCTTTCTCAAACATTAGAAGTGCTCACCTTGTAAAAGCGAACCTTGCACAAAAGCTGATTGGCATTCCAAGTGAAATAGTAAGTTTAAAATACAATAAGTTTGACGAAAGGTTCCTGTTAAATGGTTCCAAAGAAATGCTTGAAAAAATACAATCTAACTTATCTGAAGCAGCCTAAAAAGCTACACTCGATATTTCACCAAGTTGATATGAAATGTGGTGCCCACTCCCAATTCACTATCTACTTCTACCTCACCGCCCATTGCTTCTATTTGCTGTTTGGTCATAAACAAACCGAGTCCCTTTCCTGATTTATTGCGCGCAAAAGTGGTGTGAAGCTTAAAAAGCTTTTCGCCATGACGCTTCATGTTTATTCCCATTCCATTATCAGAAACTTTGAGAATTTTTTCCCCTTCTTCATTAAGAATAGCGGAAATCTTAATTTCTGGCGCTCGGTCTTCAGAGCGATATTTTATTGCATTGCTTACCAAGTTCATCATAATGCTCTCAAGGTAGATTGGTGCGTAGTCTATACTTTCCCACTCTACTTTGTCTAGTGATACCGTGGCTCCAGCATTAGAAATTTCTAAGGCCAGTATTCTCTTTACCTTAGTTATCAGAGTTTCAATTGATATAGGTTCCTGAGGGATTTCCTTATCATTTAGAACCTTCACAGTGTCTACGAGGTCATTCAACAAGTCCTGAAGTGAATCAGAACTTTGCTTCAAAAACTTAATGTATTGGGCCCTTTCCTCTTCGTCCTCACTTTCATCATAATAATTGAGCAATACTCCCAGATTGGCTATTGGTGAACGAAGGTTGTGAGATACAATTTGATTAAACTGCTCCATCTGTTGCTTTTGACGCGTAAGAAATTGAGCTAGCTCTTTCAGTTTAATTTTATCCTCTACAGCATTGGTAACATCCTGCAAAACGCCATACACTTTCCAAACCTTTCCATTTCTTAACTGTGCTTTACCAATACTTCTTACCCACTTAAGGTTACCCTTAGCCGTTTTAAAGCGCACCTCTAGATCATACGGAGTGCCACTGTTCATCAGCTCCTCAAAATGCTTTTCCACTTTAGTACGATCGTCTCCAACAAAAAAGTCCAAAGCTTTAACCAAGCCAGGCTCTACACTATAATCTACCTCATGAATATCATAAACTGTTTTTGACCAGTTTATCTTAAATGGATCAACATTCACTTCCCATGCACCCAGCACTGCCATTTGAGATGATTGGTCAAAAAGCATATTAGAGACTTCTGCAGTAGTTGCTAAGTCTATCACAGAACTTACATCTCTCGAAGAGGTGATCAAACCTATGACCTCTCCATTTTTGTTAATTGGTTGCGTTTGTGTTTGCAACCAAAGATATTCTTGGTTTTTTGCGATGAAACGAAATTCTACCAAAGTACTGTCCTTGCCACCTATAGCAGGTAGATGCCCTTCTTTTTTAATAAGCTCTTTATCATCTGGGTGAAAAAAATCATAGGGGTTCTTTCCTATCAATTCCTCTTTTGTATACCCCGTTATCTTTAGAAAAGTATCATTAACAAATAGATACTTTCCATCAGTATCGTGAGACGCAATCATCTCATTGTTATTGTTTAAAATATAAGCTGGATCTGTAAGAACCTTGTTAAAACTCATCTCTTGATATTTTGTATTCTGGGCCATTTTCTCTTTCAACTTTCCTAAAGTATTCAAACATGCTAACTACAGCAAGTATAAGTAGCATTCCATAGAAAAAATCCTCGATTGGAATAGTAAAAATTCGCTTTCCAATATTTTCAGCATCATTATACCACACCACTTCTTCGTCTAATCCAGTACCAGTAAGAATTCCATTTATAGCTAAAAAAGGTAATGCTATTACGGTATAAGCTAAATAAAAGCGCCCTAGCCATGGTGTCCTATTCTTTTTAGAATGCCAATATATCAATACTGCCAAAAGGCCAAATGTGAGTACCGTATACCACTTATCATAAAAAATAACAGCCAATGAAGCACTGAAACCCATCAAGAAATTACTAATTGAAGTACTCCAACTTCCCAGTATATCTTGACTTATGTAACTATTCAAAACCTCATAAACGAATACACAGCAAAAAGGTATTACTATAAAAAAGAGATACTCACCTAAAGGAAGTCCAAATAAGGATATACCTGAAATGTACTTTGGGTTAAAACCCCAAAAACCGAATGAGGTGAATATTGCATCCCATATTAAAAAGACAATGGCTACAGGAATTATGCTTTTGAATAAAAACCCAAAACTTTTGTAAAAAGCAACCTTTTTATCAAAGCTTAAAAAAAATGGCCCGGCAAATGAGGCAGCCATCAAATAGAGATATAGGTATGATGTTTCCAGAGTGTACTATTTAAGATTGCTTTTGAGCTAATTCACGCTCTTTTTTAAGATACTTTTTTGGAACCAATAACATCCCGAAATTTTCACCATCTTCTTTTTTCAAATGCTTATGGTGCATTTTATGCGCTCTAATAAGTGATCTCAGGTATAAATTTTTGATGTTTCTAAAAAACTTTAACCTTCTGTGTATCAGAACCTCATGTACCATAAAGTAAACTAATCCATAAGCTGCTATTCCAGAACCTATAGTAATAGAAAGTGGCGAGCTATAAATTACTCCAAGCATTATGCAAAGCCAACTTGGAACTGCAAAAATCAAAAAGAAGATATCGTTTTTCTCTAATACTCCGGGCTCTTTAATATGGTGGTCTCTATGTAAAAACCATAAAAATCCGTGCATCAAATATTTGTGAGCGGCCCAAGCCACTCCCTCCATTGTGCAAAAGGTTATTACAATTACCAGAGCTATCTGCCAAATACTCATATAAACAGATTTAATAGTACAAAGAAAACAGAAACCACTATAAGATAAGGGATAGCCAAGTGGTTGGTCTCTTTGTTCATATACTTTACAAATAGAATTTGCATAATGATAGAAACGAAAAACCAGCCCAAGAAGTTTGACAGTGGTATATTATTTCCGTCCCAATACCAATAATCCAAAGTAGAAGCCATATGCTCGATTGGATAATCAACAATGACCATAACTAATGCTCCAGCAAAAACCTGAAGCCAAGGTTGTGAAATTACTTTTCTCACAAAAAAACCACTGCCCATTACAAGCATGAACCAGTTTGCGCCTATTATTAGTGGTACATCATATAATTTGAAACCAAGTGCTTCTCCATAGTGGTAATTCCCAAATGGAAAGCTCGTAATTATACCAAGTAACTCTACTAAGTACCCCAAAACAAAAACAGGAATAAATAATTTTAAAAAATTAAATTGTGAAGAGGCATGACTGATAAATATTAAGATAACGCTAAGTAGCAGGTTGTAAATGCTAAGTGCTGCAAAGCGCTCTAAGTTGATGAATACCATTCCTATAAGACCTATAAAGTGAAATAGGATGAGAATCGGGATCGTGTATGTTTTGATATACCTGTTCAAAAAGTTCTAAATAGTGCACAAAAATAGAATTCTATTTATCCTAAATGCTTTTGTAAGAACAATCTTAGGCTTTAAGAGTTTATTAAATAGCATCATTTTATAGTCTCCCACATTAAGGTAGGAACGACTTCGCTAGCTTTCAGAGTTTTACAATTATTTAAGACTATTTTAGGGAGTCTAAGATCTAGGAATAAGAACTAAATTATTTTCGTTATGAGCACGTTTGATAGAATAACCAGAACCATTCCAACTAAGAACGGACTATTTATGTTGGGAGGACTTATAGCATACTTTTTATTAATGCGCGTGGTTGGTCTCGCTGAAGTTTATTGGCTTCGTACTTTCAACTTAGTAATACTAATTCTCTTTGTTAGAAATTCGATTTTATCGTTTAGACGGCAGTCTAGTGAGTCCTATCAAAGCTTTAATACTATGTTTATGATTAGTGTCAGAACATGCTTTGTAGGGATAGGCTTATTTGCTCTCTTTTTAGCAATTTATCTGGATCAGATCGATAAAACCTTCATGGCAAATCTGGCAGTAAAAGAAAGTTTTGGTGGAGAAATAACCGCTGTAAGTGCAGCCAGCATAGTTTTCATTGAGGGAATGATTTCTGGTTTAGCTGCTTCTTTTGTATTAATCCAATTGTTTAAATCTAAAACAATAGAAGCTAAGGCGTAAAGGAATATAACACTATGGTATACCGATGTACTTGTGCGTCTGTAGGCTGATTTGCCACTTTGGATTTTGCATCACATAATTGGCAATATCATCCATCATTACTTCCCTTCGGCTCCATTCGGGTTGTAAAAAAAGTTTGCAGTGTGCTCCTACTCTGGCAGCGTGCTCCTCAGCCCATTTAAAGTCATGTTTGTTATAAATAATAACTTTTAACTCATGAGCGTATTCATAAGCCTCTTTTACGGGAGGTTTAGTTTTTTTGGGTGACAAGCAAAACCAGTCCCAATTTCCTGAAACGGTATAAGCCCCAGAAGTTTCGATGTGTACCTCAAGACCTTTATCCTTTAGCAAAGTAGTAATGGGTTCCATATTCCACATAAGTGGCTCTCCCCCTGTTATCACTATAGTTTTGGAATACTCAGCAGCATGATCAGCGATTTGCTGAATATCAGTAGGAGGATGAAGTTTTGGATTCCAGCTTTCTTTTACATCACACCAATGACAACCTACGTCACAGCCCCCTATTCTTATAAAATAAGCTGCGCGCCCGCTATGGTAACCCTCACCTTGAATTGTATAAAACTCCTCCATAAGAGGAAGAAAAAGCCCTTTTTCTACTTTGTCATTCTCCGTCATACCCGGCAAAAGTAGTGCTTAGCATTTGCATGCTAAACATTAATAGCTCTATTTATAACTCTGATAGAATATAGCCATGACTTATGGCTAGCTCTTCCTGCGAATAGCTTTGATAAGATTTATGAACCTTAACCTGTGACAAGAGTTTCAAATCACCTTCCCGAGTGATTTCCTCGCTTACCGGAAGTTCTACTTTTCTATACATTTCTAAGTAATCTTTCCAGCGTAAGCGGTTTTGTGGCTGAATTGCATTGTCTATAATTTTCCACCCTTTGGGGCTAAACTTCAAAAAGTTGTAGATATTGATACTATGGTCAAAATGTGCGAAGTGATCACTCAAGTCAATAAAATGACACATAAAAGCGCCTGGTTTTGCTACAAGTTTAAACTCCCTAAGAATGTTGATTAACACATCATCATAAATGTGCTCAAAGGTATTGTTAGAACAAATGAAATCATATGAATCCTTTTGAAACCCAGTATTACGGGCATCCTTCAAGTGAAGTTTCAGTTGGATAGCGGCCAAGGCATCATCAATCGAAATACTATCCGTACGAGCAGGAAGTTCCAGAAGCAATTTCCACTTTTCTTCGTTCCATTCTGGTAGGTATGATTTCAGTTTTCCTTTATCATTCCATTCTTTAAACTTGGTAATGGTAGTCATTATCGTCTCCTTGTTCATCCAAGATTGTATGTCTAAAGAGTCTGTCTGTCCTGCATCAGAAAGATATAGAGCAATGGGAACAACAGGATACCAGCCGCTTCCAAGCTCCAAAACCTTTATGTTATTGAGCTGGCCCCTATACTTTTTGTAATACTTTACATGATCGGCAGCGTGCATCAGCTTATTGCCAAAATGCTCATCAGTAAGCTGAACACCTTTGGTAATATGCTTTTGAAATACATGGTTTAGCTTTTCCTTAAAGGGAAAAACCGAAATAGTTTTCTGAACGATTGCCTTTGCGATCCACTTGGCCATAGTATTAAAAAAATTGAATTGGCAAGAATAGTCAATACTTATTAATTGCCTCTATTATAAGTTAGACTTAATCAACTTCTTTGCGCATAAACTTTCGATCAAAGCCGGGAACTGCCCATTCATACCTTACCGAAAGCAGTCGAATTATTATAATTGAGCTAATTGAAATAACAAAATTCAGGTTTCGATCTAAATCGAAATAACGAAGTATAAGATAAATGACAGCTCCGATAAAGCAAGCACTTGCGTACACACCTCTTTGAAGTATCACCGGGGTTTCTTGAGTAAGTGTATCTCTAATTACTCCCCCCATCACAGCCGAAAACATCCCCATAACCACAGCAATTTCACCACGAACTCCATGATGCAAAGCAACTTCGGTTCCTACAATGGTAAAAAGGCTTATTCCCAAAGTGTCAAAAAGCAAGAGTGTTTTGCTAAGGCGCCCTAAAGTTTTGGAGAAAAAATACACACACACGATTCCTGCTACTATGGTATAAACAACAGCCATGTCCGAAATCCAAACCAGAGGATGACGATCCAGTAAAATATCACGTAAAGTACCACCACCAATGGCAGTAATGAACCCTGTAAAGGTGGCCCCTACCCAGTCTTTGTCCTTACCGGTAATAGCCAAAGCTCCGGAAATGGCAAATACAAAGGTTCCTAAAAGTTCGAGGTAGTACTGAAAAGACATTGGCTATTCGGTTTTCTATTCCATAAAAAAGCCCCGAATAATCGAGGCTTTCTAATATATCTATGTGGAGAAATTATTAAGCCGTTACGCCAATAAGTTCTGCCATTTTAGCTCCTATATCTGCAGGTGAATCTACTACGTTGATACCACACTCGCGCATGATAGCTTTTTTAGCTTGTGCAGTGTCATCGCTTCCGCCAACAATAGCACCAGCATGACCCATTGTACGTCCAGCAGGAGCAGTTTCTCCAGCAATAAAACCAACGATAGGCTTCTTAGTACCGCTTGCTTTAATCCAACGGGCAGCATCTGGCTCCATTTGTCCACCAATCTCACCAATCATAACAACACCGTCAGTTTCAGGGTCGTTAAGAAGTAGCTCAACAGCTTCTTGCATAGAAGTACCGATAATTGGATCTCCACCAATACCAATGGCTGTAGACTGTCCCAAACCAACTTTGGTAAGCTGATCTACAGCTTCATAAGTAAGAGTACCTGATTTAGAAACTACACCGATACGACCTTTCTTAAAGATAAAGCCAGGCATGATACCTACTTTAGCTTCGCCAGCAGTCATTACTCCCGGGCAGTTTGGTCCTACCATGCGGCAATCTTTGTCACCAAGGTATTCCTTCACCATAATCATATCCTTTACAGGAATACCTTCGGTGATAGTGATAATCACTTTAATACCAGCGTCAGCAGCTTCCATAATAGCATCAGCAGCAAATGCTGGTGGTACAAAAATGATAGATACGTCAGCACCAGTTTCTTTTACAGCATCAGCCACAGTGTTGAATACCGGACGATCAAGGTGAGATTGACCACCTTTTCCTGGAGTTACACCACCAACTACATTGGTGCCATATTCCAACATTTGACCAGCATGGAAAGTACCTTCACTACCGGTAAATCCCTGCACAATAATCTTCGAATCTTTATTTACTAATACACTCATGCGTGTGATTTATGATTTTGCAATTTTTACTTTGGAACTGCGAAAATAATAGATTAGATCTTTAAGACCTTAATATTTATAAAAAACTAAAGGTTAGATTAGAGATTCACTCCTCTTCTACCGTCCAGGCAGGAGCTTCGCCAAAATTAGAACCTGAAATTAATTCGCTCAACTCCTTACGTTTTCTAGGTTCATGCTCTGATTTTTGATCATTTTCACTCAACTCTTTAAGGCGGTGCTCATCACGATAGCCCATCACAAACATGGTCATTGGAACAAACTTTTCACCATCCACATTAAAATTCTTCAAAATATTTTCAGGGATGATACCCGCCATTTGGTGAACATATAGACCATCTGTGGTGGCTTGCGCCAAAAGACCTCCCATGGCCAAACCTAGGTCATGAGCATGATGTGCGTTGGGCTTATTTTTATAGTCAAAATTAGTTTTGGCCAGGCAAGCAGCTAAAACTGGCGCAGTATAAGCCCATTTTTTATTGCCTTCATCCAAGCAGTCAAAAAGCTTATCATAATGCTCCTCTCCTTTTTGTGCTACAATAAATCGCCAGGGTTGCTCATTTCGAGAACTTGGTGCCCAGCGAGCGGCCTCAAAAGCACGTAATAACTTTTCTTGCTCTACCTTTATTTCACTGAATGCACGAGGGCTCCAGCGTTTAGTAATTTCAGGAAGTATTCTATGTTTTGTTTCAGCGTCTTTTCCTTCTATCATAGCATTGGTTTTTTGGAGTTTGTAAATCGGATAACCAGCAATCCAATAACACAGGCAAGAATAGATGCCACCAAAATTGCTGACTTAGCTGATTCTGCATATTCTCGATTAACAAAAGCTAGTTCTGAAATAAATAATGACATGGTAAAACCTATACCTGCCAATATTGACGTACCATAAATTTGTTTCCAGCTACTGCCTTCTGGTAATTGTGCCAAGCCCATGGCTACCATCAATCTAGAAACCAGACTGATGCCCACAAACTTTCCAACTATCAAACCGAAAATAATTCCGAGACCTATAGGCTCCACAAGTCCTGCCCAAAAATTGTCTTCTATTTTTAATCCAGCATTAGCGAAAGCGAAAATGGGCATTATCACAAAGTATACAAAGGGAAACAAGCCGTGTTCAATTTTTTGCAACGGTGTACGCGCATCGTCACCTGCTGAGCGAATTCCCTTTAGCAAGTAATCCTCTCGCTCAGTATTGAAGTCCGTATCAATTGTGGTTGTTTTCAAATACTTTCGGTAAAGAATTTTAAGTCTATCCGTAAACTGATCTTTTGTAATTCGATACTTGGCAGGAATAGTGAAAGCCAAAAGAATTCCAGCAATGGTTGGGTGAATTCCTGAATAGAAGAATGCTACCCAAATACCACTTATCCCGATAAAAGTGTAGAAAAATACATTACGTATCCCTAAGCGATTTGCAGCCATAAGCAGCACCCATGCGCCTCCCGCAATATAAAGTTGATCAACATCAAAACTGGAAGTGTAGAAAAAGGCAATTACCAGCACCGCACCAATATCATCTACTACGGCAAGTGATGTAATAAATACTTTTACCGAGGGGGCAATCCTTCGTCTTACTAAATTGATAAGTCCCAAAGCAAAAGCAATATCTGTTGCCATAGGTATACCCCATCCTTTTCCTGTTTCACCAGGATTAAAGGCTATAAAAATTAAAGCTGGGACTGCCATTCCACCTATTGCTGCTGCAATAGGCATAGAAGCTTTTTTCCAAGTACTAAGCTCTCCAGCTATTACTTCACGCTTTATTTCAAGACCCACTAGAAAAAAGAAAATGGCCATCAAGCCATCGTTTATCAAGTAATGTAATGTGAGCCCAAACTCCTTATCATCAAAGCTAATGGTAATTTCTTTTTCCCAAAGGTGTTCATACCACTCACCTCCCCAACTAGAATTGGCGACCACCATAGCTGCAACAGCTGATAAAAACAGTAAAACCCCAATAGTAGCTTCATTAGAAAAGATGGATTTTACGGGCCTTGTTAAATAATCTATTGGTGCTTTTTTATCTATCATTCTTTTATTTACAGTTCAGAGAAAATAATGTTTACTTCCTGTCAGGCTTACTATTTTAATTCTTTAGCATTATAGCAACTTTGATCAGTGTACACCAAATTTGATGTATTAAATCCAAGTTCCTCTGCCAAATTTAAGTATTCTTTAAGCTTAACCGCTGCTGGTTGTGGCTCACGACAAAGTATCCAAAGACTTTCTCTATCAGGCGCTCCAACCATGGCATAGCTGTAATTTGGCTCTATTTTAATTATATAATAATCACCTTTAAAAGGCCAAAAAAACTGAACCTGAAGTTGGGAGTTATCTCCACTCTCTGTAGAGGTAGTTGCCTTTCCTGTAATGGTACTTACTTGCCCAGATTCTTTATTGTAACAAGTATTAAAAACTTCAACAAAACCGTCCTTCAAGGTATACTCCGCAGTCACACATCGGCAATCATCCTGCAACTTTTGAGGCAGATGAGCAATATCATACCATACCCCTTGATACTTTTCAAGCGACACATCTTTGGCCGTTTCTAAAGGCTGATTAACAGAACAGCCCATCAGTAGCATTAGGCTACCAAGGGCTGTTAATATTTTATTTAAAATTGAGCTATGCTCCATACTAGTCTATAGGTCTCGAATAATTTTCACCACTTCGTCTCTAGTTTTACCAAGTTTTTGCTGAAGCTTACCAACTAATTCATCTTCCTGTCCTTCTGCATATTTCAAATCATCATCCGAAAGATCACCATAAGCTTTTTTCAATTTCCCCTTGGTCTCATTCCATTTTCCTTTTAGCTCTAACTTATCCATAGTGTAATTTTTATTTAATTAATTATACTCTGATAAGTCATCAAGCAGGCAAATTGTTCAGGAAAATCTTACATCAAAAGCTGAACCAACTTAAACTTTTGTCTTTACTTTTTCCCAACTCTTTATCTGCCAGTGGGCTATGCCGGTGGCCACATGATTATCTTCTGTATCAAAAATTTTAATCGTGGCCGGAAGCATTATCTTCCCTTCCTTTTTTAATGGCTCCACTACTTCTTTTTCCATAAATGATGGATCCACTTCAAACCTTGCTTTTACTGCTGTTTTAGCTTGATAATGATAGACCATCTCAAGACGTTGTAAAATGAGTCTATACCTTTTTGGGTCTAAAATTCCAATAAGGAGAAAACCTGAACTCACCTCCGCCAAGGTTGCCATCGCGCATGCATGTATACCTTTGAGGTGATTGAGGTTTTTCTTCCGATAAGGAAGGTGAATCTCTAAATGATGTTTCCCAATATCATGAACCTTAAATTTATGTGGTCCATTAAAAGGAACCATCGTATTTAGCCCTTTGCTAAGAACCCATCTATAAAAAGGTGAAGTGGCGGCTTTTGCTGCTAATTTGGGTAAATTCATAGATCAGAAAGGTACAGAATTATACCCTTTAAACAATCG from Owenweeksia hongkongensis DSM 17368 encodes the following:
- a CDS encoding DUF4442 domain-containing protein: MNLPKLAAKAATSPFYRWVLSKGLNTMVPFNGPHKFKVHDIGKHHLEIHLPYRKKNLNHLKGIHACAMATLAEVSSGFLLIGILDPKRYRLILQRLEMVYHYQAKTAVKARFEVDPSFMEKEVVEPLKKEGKIMLPATIKIFDTEDNHVATGIAHWQIKSWEKVKTKV
- a CDS encoding CsbD family protein; this translates as MDKLELKGKWNETKGKLKKAYGDLSDDDLKYAEGQEDELVGKLQQKLGKTRDEVVKIIRDL
- a CDS encoding lipocalin family protein produces the protein MEHSSILNKILTALGSLMLLMGCSVNQPLETAKDVSLEKYQGVWYDIAHLPQKLQDDCRCVTAEYTLKDGFVEVFNTCYNKESGQVSTITGKATTSTESGDNSQLQVQFFWPFKGDYYIIKIEPNYSYAMVGAPDRESLWILCREPQPAAVKLKEYLNLAEELGFNTSNLVYTDQSCYNAKELK
- the nhaA gene encoding Na+/H+ antiporter NhaA; the protein is MIDKKAPIDYLTRPVKSIFSNEATIGVLLFLSAVAAMVVANSSWGGEWYEHLWEKEITISFDDKEFGLTLHYLINDGLMAIFFFLVGLEIKREVIAGELSTWKKASMPIAAAIGGMAVPALIFIAFNPGETGKGWGIPMATDIAFALGLINLVRRRIAPSVKVFITSLAVVDDIGAVLVIAFFYTSSFDVDQLYIAGGAWVLLMAANRLGIRNVFFYTFIGISGIWVAFFYSGIHPTIAGILLAFTIPAKYRITKDQFTDRLKILYRKYLKTTTIDTDFNTEREDYLLKGIRSAGDDARTPLQKIEHGLFPFVYFVIMPIFAFANAGLKIEDNFWAGLVEPIGLGIIFGLIVGKFVGISLVSRLMVAMGLAQLPEGSSWKQIYGTSILAGIGFTMSLFISELAFVNREYAESAKSAILVASILACVIGLLVIRFTNSKKPML